From the genome of Alosa alosa isolate M-15738 ecotype Scorff River chromosome 20, AALO_Geno_1.1, whole genome shotgun sequence, one region includes:
- the LOC125285725 gene encoding uncharacterized protein LOC125285725 encodes MKVSFHLCSSLLAPALLSVVLLVLTSSGDAFPHPIPLLPSLEDPNWDATLQQLQAALDPPGMDPSAVFQPWGLIRELVPEVVHLGLREEMERSWGQRNERRDLGEDFGRRPLGTLPDGSMNALHFQNGGEEVGERKNEALHSIAGGLQAFNREKGGFGFRFGRK; translated from the coding sequence ATGAAAGTGTCTTTCCATCTGTGTTCGTCACTACTGGCCCCAGCTCTACTCTCTGTGGTTCTGCTGGTCCTCACCTCCAGCGGAGATGCCTTCCCACATCCCATTCCCCTGCTTCCCAGCTTGGAGGATCCTAACTGGGATGCCACCCTGCAGCAGCTCCAGGCTGCCCTGGATCCTCCAGGGATGGACCCGTCGGCAGTCTTCCAGCCCTGGGGGCTGATCCGTGAGCTGGTTCCCGAGGTGGTGCACCTGGGcctgagagaggagatggagaggagctGGGGACAGCGTAACGAACGGAGGGACTTGGGCGAGGACTTTGGGAGACGACCACTGGGCACGCTTCCCGACGGGTCAATGAACGCCCTGCATTTCCAGAATGGGGGcgaggaggtgggggagaggaagaATGAAGCGCTGCACTCCATTGCTGGAGGATTGCAAGCTTTTAACAGAGAGAAGGGAGGCTTTGGGTTCCGCTTTGGGAGAAAGTGA
- the LOC125285726 gene encoding histone H3-like centromeric protein A, with product MRPTTPRRRKGAAPQKRSPPAPAPTVRTRRDSGPTEASPRKKRRFRPGTKALMEIRKYQKSTNLLLRKAPFSRLVREICMSFSRQDFRWQAYALLALQEAAEAFLVLLFSDANLCAIHAKRVTLFPRDLQLVRRIRGVERL from the exons ATGCGTCCCACGACACCAAGACGACGAAAGGGAGCTGCTCCCCAAAAGCGATCTCCCCCCGCCCCTGCACCAACTGTAAGGACTAGACGTGATAGCGGACCAACAG AGGCCTCTCCTCGGAAGAAGAGGAGGTTCCGACCTGGCACAAAAGCCCTGATGGAGATTCGGAAGTATCAGAAATCCACCAACCTTCTGCTTCGCAAAGCACCCTTCTCCCGTCTG GTGAGGGAGATCTGCATGAGTTTCAGTCGACAAGACTTCAGGTGGCAGGCCTACGCTCTTCTGGCTCTTCAGGAG GCAGCTGAAGCGTTTCTGGTGCTTCTCTTCTCCGATGCCAACCTGTGCGCCATCCACGCCAAACGAGTGACCCTCTTCCCCCGAGATCTGCAGCTGGTACGCCGCATCAGAGGAGTGGAAAGACTCTGA
- the mindy1 gene encoding ubiquitin carboxyl-terminal hydrolase MINDY-1, producing the protein MTESSSEKVLGDALSVGKEDQPVKSEVSSVVVGQNQKDLKVGDTEEANQRGQDVYPLDEDPPSVETPPVRSGDLLDLDAKPTERATAPAPLENGQADDGLLNVTHEQQVAGESSEVIVGQSDEQSQSGDTASFSIPSLDFSEGNNGVSVSVDEPPSSSYSALGADAGSLSVEAACLAEEALPPGPSGAAAAAATAGGVSTETEVPAMPAYYFVKWITWKEKKTPIITQSENGPCPLLAIMNILFLRWKAKLPPQTEVITTEDLMAHLGECVLSIKPRETAEGMELNFQQNMSDAMAVLPKLSTGLDVNVRFTGVCDFEYTPECIVFDLLDIPLYHGWLVDPQSLEMVSAVGKLSYNQLVEKIINYKHSSDSSQVSEGLVAEQFLESTATQLSYHGLCELNTTAKEGELSVFFRNNHFSTMIKHKGHLYLLVTDQGFLQEESVVWESLHNVEGDGNFCDSDFRLCHPPQRGAASPTAAAPTPQQQQQQIDQDYLVAMSLQQQQGVAPGPLSDLELARQLQQEEYQQQQQQQQQQQQQQQLSTASSAQQGRGQATAQPTRRRDKKDDSDCILL; encoded by the exons ATGACCGAATCTAGTTCAGAAAAAGTTTTAGGGGATGCCCTGAGTGTAGGTAAAGAAGACCAGCCGGTGAAGTCCGAAGTTTCCAGTGTTGTGGTGGGTCAGAATCAGAAAGACTTGAAAGTTGGGGACACAGAAGAAGCAAACCAAAGAGGACAGGATGTGTACCCCCTGGATGAAGACCCGCCTTCAGTGGAAACCCCACCAGTGCGCTCTGGAGACCTCTTGGATCTGGACGCAAAACCAACAGAGCGTGCTACTGCCCCTGCTCCACTGGAGAACGGCCAGGCGGATGATGGCCTGTTGAACGTGACGCACGAGCAGCAGGTGGCCGGGGAGAGTTCAGAGGTCATCGTTGGCCAGAGTGATGAACAGAGCCAGTCCGGCGACACTGCCTCCTTCTCCATACCCAGTCTGGACTTCTCAGAGGGCAACAACGGCGTGTCCGTGTCCGTGGACGAGCCGCCGTCTTCGTCCTACTCGGCCCTGGGAGCGGACGCTGGGTCTCTGAGTGTGGAGGCTGCGTGCCTGGCTGAGGAGGCTTTGCCACCTGGGCCCTCCGGAGCAGCGGCGGCAGCGGCCACGGCTGGTGGGGTTTCCACTGAGACAGAGGTGCCGGCCATGCCGGCGTACTACTTTGTGAAGTGGATCACCTGGAAGGAGAAGAAGACGCCCATCATCACGCAGAGTGAGAACGGACCCTGCCCCCTACTGGCCATAATGAACATCCTGTTCCTGCGCTGGAAG GCCAAGCTCCCCCCGCAGACTGAAGTCATCACCACAGAAGACCTGATGGCTCATCTGG GAGAATGTGTGCTGTCAATTAAACCAAGGGAGACAGCTGAGGGCATGGAACTGAACTTCCAACAG AATATGAGTGATGCCATGGCGGTGTTGCCCAAGTTGTCCACAGGACTGGATGTGAACGTGCGGTTCACAGGGGTGTGTGACTTTGAGTACACACCTGAGTGCATCGTCTTTGACCTGCTGGACATTCCCCTGTACCACGGCTGGCTGGTTGATCCCCAG AGTCTCGAGATGGTGTCGGCTGTGGGTAAGCTCAGCTATAACCAGCTGGTGGAGAAGATCATCAACTACAAACACTCCTCGGACAGCAGCCAAGTCAGTGAAG GGTTGGTGGCAGAGCAGTTCCTGGAGTCCACGGCGACTCAGCTGTCCTATCATGGCCTGTGTGAGCTCAACACCACGGCCAAAGAGGGCGAGCTGTCCGTCTTCTTCAGGAACAACCACTTCAGCACAATGATCAAGCACAAG GGGCATCTGTACCTGTTGGTGACGGACCAGGGCTTCCTGCAGGAGGAGAGCGTGGTGTGGGAGAGCCTGCACAACGTGGAGGGCGACGGGAACTTCTGCGACTCGGACTTCCGCCTGTGCCACCCTCCGCAGCGTGGCGCGGCTTCACCCACTGCTGCCGCCCCCACCcctcagcagcaacagcagcagatcGATCAG GACTACCTGGTGGCCATGtcgttgcagcagcagcagggtgtGGCCCCGGGGCCCCTGAGTGACCTGGAGTTGGCCAGGCAGCTCCAGCAGGAGGagtatcagcagcagcagcagcagcaacagcaacagcagcagcaacagcagctgtCCACAGCGTCCTCAGcacaacag GGGAGAGGCCAAGCCACAGCCCAGCCAACCCGTCGGCGGGACAAGAAAGACgactcagactgtatcttattaTAG